The region TAGGAAATAACtactaatattttctaaaatattttctcaaaaataaaatcaattctaAAGTGATCcacaaaataatgattaaaggAATATTTATCGGATAAGATTTTatgacaattaattaatatattaaactaaatttgaCTGCACTTTACAGGTTTATTTCATAAAGCGATATCACAAAGCGGCGTTGCCGCGAATCCTTGGGCCTTGACTGAGTGGACGAACAAAGCGATGAACAGAAGTTTTCAACTTGCCGAGAAACTTGGAAAAGCGACATTAGACCCGAAAGTCGCCTACGAGTTTCTTAAAACAATTGACgcaaaaaaacttataaaaaccGCACACAAGTTTCTTGCCACGCAAacggtaagtatatatatatctcaatattttattaaattatactttatacaagcgcaattgattatattatgtGAACAGGTGGTACGAAATATTTTCactaataatacttttttgcaGGATCGTCTACAACATACTATAATGTTTACACCCAGTTTAGATTACGAGTCACCGAATCCATTCTTTCCGGAACACCCATGCAAGTTGATACATCGCGGAGTTAAAGTGCCGTTCCTTTTAGGAAATACCAGTTGCGAAGGGTCTTTTCTCATAAGCAGTACACTTGTCGGACGTAAGTGCATTTGCATGCGCGTTCGCTAAATATATCTCCAGCCACTGTAGCGCATGAATTTTCATATTACGTGACCTACTACGAATAATACACattgatattatatgtatgtatatgtgtagtGTATGTATCGTATAGGTATGCCCTATCAATATTAACAAatcaatatatacaaatattataattatggataatactataaacaaaattgaagtgttaataaattagaatttttcattaattgtaattaaaaaattatgcgtCAAAATAATCATCTTTGTTCTAAAATAACGTTACTTTTAACATATGCTTCGTACATacgtttataattaaatgttacaacaGTTAGATATTgctcgttttttttatttttcagtatCATCAACACACatgtcatatttttcttaacaagCCATATGGgagaaataatagaatataatattttcacgcaaacaaattctctttttagcgaattaaattattttcttagcaAATAAGTGCCTAAAATAGCTTGTGTAATcgttaaaagtaatatagtttttaaatttcagaaataagCAAGGAAGCTCTTAAACAAGTCAATTCCGATTTTAAAAAGACTATGATGCCCGGAGTTTTATCTGCATTGCCAAAGATACCGATCACGGTTGAAGaattacgatttttatattttggtaaCAAAGCAATATCAGAAGAAACTCTAATAAATTACGCTGATTTTCTTGGAGATGCCTTATTCTACCGTGGTACCATGGAAGTGATCGATATCCAAATGAATTCTGGTGGTTACACGCCaacatatttgtataaattttcgtATGAAAGTAAAACTTCccccacaaaaaaaataatgaacgtTACGCTTCCAGGTAACGTCGCTATTTTACTTAAAACCACACAAAAGCCTTTAATCTTCTAAGAAATACGAGTACATTTATCATGATTTAATGTTAACAAAAACGACTCtgattttctaaatattatttttaaaaatccaccatatatcaaacatttaaaaatatttgacttaaaaagattaaagattattttgtaatatttaaacaaaacgttaattactttaagaaaattcAGTTTGCgttttcaaaattgatttattatatgacATTATTTTAGGAGTGGCTCATGgtgaagatatattttatttatttcatcctCATATGATGAAAGAGTTCAATTTACCACCACCTGCTCCTAATTCGAAAGACTATAAAGTGATAGATCGCTTAACGCAGATGTGGACGAATTTTGCTAAAACAGGGTACAATaaacttaatttctttttttaccgtttacggaaattttataattgtattaatatatatttaattttaaattttcaatttatagagATCCAACGCCTGCTATTACGGATTTGAATCCGATTAAATGGACTCCATTAAAGCACGGAGATGTATacgattatttaaacattgaTATTGAACCTCGGATGGAAATCATTCGTAAAGGAGAACAGCGCTGCGATTGGAAGAATATGAAACACAAATTATAAGATTCTGTCtgctaaaatatttacattaaaattatgtttcttaatgtctattaattttattttgtgataaatatgttataccCAGTATTCTTAAAGAATTTACAATGTATGGacatattaatagatattctTTTCTATGTACAATTTGAAATCGATTTTTGTTACCGAAAATGTTATATTGATCAAAATAAAGTTggaatatacaaataaatcgTGGAACATTATTATGTAACTTCATAAAGTGAGCTTCGTCTtgatttaatacatattaatttgagGCTTACTTgcaaatatagtaaaaatataatgaaaaattattgaaaaattataacggaAAATCTCGATCTCTTCGTTAAGAatgaaatgtaattataaattcataaaaaataacactgtACATTTACGttcattctaaaatattttctacatttatatatgatttaaatatattctattccttttttcttcaaaatttgtgtgataaatttaaaagtaatttcaactaacaattatgcaaatttcaaTTCTGTGTGTGCTCAGTaagaaaaattcatattttctataattatatttgcacaaTTCTGTgagttaatttacatttacagtGCATCGGGGAGCATTTCTTCATATCCCTTGCACATTTAGAATAGCAAAACGCATAACAAGTTTTCATAGTTGTACACTGAGAAATATAGCAAAAGAGATAATGCAAGTTTATGTGCATCACATGTTTATGTGCTGACGCGTGcattacgtaaaatattaatcatcgGCGTAggctataaataaaacttgatcAACATACTCGATTCTAATCTCACTTGTTTCTTATacaattattgatattttcacAACACATCTACGCAACACAGATGAATAAATACGCTGTTTGTCAGTCCGCTCGTCAGTATTCCAGCGTATTCAACATGGACAACAGCAGAGTCGAAATATGCGTGCACGAGGGAAAGTTAATTGGTATTGTAGAAAAAGGTGTTTACGGTGACTACTACACCGCCTTTCGAGGAATACCATATGCGAAACCGCCAATTGGAGAACTTAGATTCAAAGTACGTAAAATTCTATTATGAATGCACTTTCAGAAAGAgataatagtatattgtgcaccaagaGAAGAAAGCAGCGTTTTTAAGACGAGTGTGAAAAAGTTTTCGACCCAAgatgcacacgatatttttcacaacacctttACGGAAATGTTAGACTTCTGAATGCCTGTAGAAATAGTGCGTTTGGTGCATTCGTGCGTATAAACTGGTCCATTCGTATAATACAGTTTATACGCGCGTATCGTTAAATAGAAAGTGAAAAATAAAGTGATGGGGGGTCCAGGGGCAAAGTCCCTGGTGGGGAGTGTGGAAAGCGAAGCCCCCCACAgaacacaaaattaaaataataataaaattaaaaaaatatatataaattttcgaataaGATACAAGCTGTTTTCGGTCTATAAGCTTAGGTCTTAGGCAACTCAATTACCGTGTATTAATTaccgtgtatatgtattattataatacatacactgagaaaaaaagctgttgcttcaattaaagtGCTATCAGGGGTTTTAGTTTTAGTCTAACTGTAGTGTGATTCTcgtctgtaactcgttatgctgTCGTTTATGTACTCataacgacagttgcgcaggtatatgcacagaaaaaaagaagtatcaAATCAACACtgatatacttgtatatacgcaagaatatataattttcttatataagaatttcaactttttatttcaagttttttctttcttacttGTTAATTGAACCACATATAGAACTTCGTTTagctatataaattacttcatCCAAGCaagttttttcttctttcaacgcaataaaatcttatttcaagattatatattcttacgtataatataagtatatcagTGTTGATTtgatacttctttttttctgtgtggTAAAAAAGCTGCGTAATGccaatataacgataacgttACTGCATAAGGAGTTACAAAATCGCAGCTCTGATTGCTTATCGCTTATCGcgctttgaaaaaatttaaaaaatacgaaaacaCAACtcttttacagaaaattatgattaaacGATCCCGATAAACGATATCTGTTTATCaagtatattatgtaattattatataatctgtttgtcttttattattatataatcttattatataatctctttttctttatctatacatatgtaaaaataaaataatataaaatattaattaaattcagttTTGGCTCAACTAATCGCTTATCATGCCGTAAGGAGAttagaaaaatacgaaaaattaactcttttagagaaaaatacgattaaacgaCACTGATAAAGCTATTTATCAGTTGTgttatgcaattattatataatcttgttATATAAtcgtttttctttatctatacATATCGCGCCCTGAGAAGAATACTGTcacaacttaaaaaatttcgattttaacCCTCCGAGAACACacctattttttcattcacggagaacactctgggtcaatctgaccctacacacactttgatcgtccaccattttaaattgacgagtgcgatcagcttgaaaaaatttccatatgtacttggaacattgttaaatcaattgatataaataaaaagtgccgttGGAATTATtcacacattttaaaaaattcaaaaaaaaatcatttttttgaattttttttttaaacgtaatttacaaacaaaattttatttttttataaaaaaaaagtcaaattgACCCGATGTGTTCTCGGAGGGTTAAGTTAGGCCCATAAAAAGCACGCCCAAAATGTTACCTATATGTGCTACAGTAGTGTCACAAGTTTATGTGCGAAATCCGCTGCATGGGGCTAAAGTGTCGTTATTCTTGTAAACCAGTCATGTTGTGATTTCTTGAATAAATAGCGCTAAAAGCGAATTGACAAGTGAATCATAGCTGACCTcttcaagaaaaaatataagttttattacaacaaaatatcataattgtaattgcgtTAGTTATCTCACAATTCAcagaaattgaattttgtttacaattatgaattttttagttGTGGGAGTATTCTTCTCGAGGTGCgatatttaaacataaaataataataataaaatactgatatttagaacaataatttaataaactaaagAAGATTacgataaacaaatttttatgcgCGATTGTTCGAAGAAATAACTGATTTcgaacaatttatttgtaacataaattaatcttttaatttgttaaacaatttgttgataatataaattagtaattaagtttaaagatattagtcacaaaaaaaagataaactagCATAGATGTCCATCCAGTGCACGCCATTCCTAATTTATGCGGAACTTACAGCTCATTCATTAGCTTTAAATTGTTCTTATTTAAGAAGTACCTATTACTCAAACGCAATTTtacgtaaagaaaaaattgtttcttctAACTCAGAGAATCGCACAGTGCgcacaaattttgaaaaattctatatatgaACAAATTTTACGTATTTAGGATCCGGTACCAGTGGAACCATGGTCCGGTGGTAGAGACGCCTCGAAGCACGGAAATATCGCTGTTCAATTGAATGAGTTCACACGCAAAATTGAGGGCGATGAAGATTGTCTCTATTTAAATGTGTACGCAACAAAAATTGAATCCTCGAAAAAACGTACCGTTATGGTATGGATACACGGCGGTGCCTTTTATATGGGTTCCGGTGATGCATTCTTTTATGGCCCCGATTACATCGTGCAAAAAGACGTAGTTTTGGTTACCTTGAATTATAGACTAGGAGTTCTAGGTACGTTATTTGTTTCAGTATACAATCATTTATGGCATTTAATAGTAAATGGTTATATTGTATCTATTTTAACGATAATTTCACTTGGATATGTTGATTTCTCTTTACAGACCTTTCATTCCCAAAgttaaacatttcaaaaatataaatttataaaagaaaagttaaatccatatttatttatatcacgttTACAATACgttatttactttttgtaTACAAGACTATTTATATTTGCCGCTCATACGATCAGTGTACTAGAAACAAGTTATGACGCGATTTTTCCTTCGGATATAAAGTaaccatttattttttaatttaaacgaatcgagtttataaaaaaaatgcattaatgaCTTTAGGTTTCCTAAACCTTAACAACAAAGTGGCAACGGGTAATCAAGGTCTGAAGGATATAATCATGGCGTTACAATGGGtccagaaaaatatatcaaaattcggtGGAGACCCAGAAAATGTCACTATCTTCGGTGAAAGTGCTGGTGGAGCCCTCGTACATTGTCTCACTCTGTCTCCATTAGCTaaaggtataatatattttgtcgaTATAGTAGATTTATCGATACAttcacaataatttaaaatcttcCAATCTCATCCCATTTAAACAtgaatttattcataattcaaCCGCGATTTTTCATTAACAAAAACATACAAACAGTATAATACGTTTggatatgaaaaataaatagtctacatataaatctattaaatagataataaattctattaaatagataatatctattaaatagataattaaatactctttttctctttcagttaatttcaaataagatgtaataaaaaattaattatttgcagtttttaaataaatcattcaaaatttaattacaaaatcatatcagtaaaatattaaaatttataaaataactaacAAATTTccgagacagagaaagagagagagaaattgtcagtaatgtaaaattaatcacaAAGATTAAGGACtcaatgatttaaaaaacttgTATTCAtcctaaaataatttgtatattacaaaaaaaagaaagattttatgATAAGatgtatagaattaatttgttaCGACTGTTTTACAGGTTTATTTCATAAAGCGATATCGCAAAGCGGCGTCATAAGGTGTCCTTGGGCTTTTACCGAACAACAACTACATTTGGAAAAAGGTTTTCGGCTCGCCGAGAAACTTGGAAAAGCGACCGCAGATCCGAAAGTCGCTTACGAGTTCCTCAAAACAATCGATGCGAAAAAGCTTATAGAGACTGAACGGAAGTTTCTCTTGACGGAATCAGTAATTATCTGAACATTTAATCGCAATTATACGAgtgcaataaattatagtaTGCATGCTACTATTTTTAGTCTATGCgaataaaatactttctttgacaatatttttttcgcagGAGCGTAAACAATTCAGCTTGATATTTACACCCTCTTTGGATCACGAATCATCAAATCCATTTTTCCCGGAAGATCCAGAGACGTTTATGTGCCGCGAGGTTAAAGTACCATTTCTTTTAGGTTTTACCAGTTGCGAGGGATCTTTTATTATAGGCAGTACTGCCTTTAACGGAcgtgagttttatttttatctctataaagtatatttttaatcgcttcGAATTTTCGTACAATGTGTTGTGttcaaaataacataatattagtATTAGGTGACCTAGCAAACATGCACTGTCAAtgcttacaattaaataaaattttcacaaataatattgtacatatatctatataaagttagtaaatattaattcgtaattttggaatacatatataagaatcATAATTAATTGCTAGAACATTTTTGTTCCAAGATAACTTTATTGTACGTTTGTCTATAGTTAAGTTTCGTTATCATAGAACGTGTTAATTGAGATAAATGTATTCTTATATTCCGTATTATCTacgtaatgtaatatatgtatctctCTCATGTCGGATTCTTTTTATCAGATCACACTGTatgttaaataatgttaaataatgtcTTGACAACATATTTTCTTTGGCAAATGTgcttaaatcaattatttttttagcttGAAAGAaagatttgttaaaatattcattacttATCACACAACaatcttatatatagaaaataatactaaaatgtttgtaaaattatttcagacaTAAGCAAAGAGGAGCTTGAAACAATCAATTCCGATTTCAAGAAAACTATATTGCCCAGATGTTTATCtacattatcaaaaatatcaatcactatcgaagaattaaaatctttatattttggtGACAAAGCAGTGTCAGAGGAAACTCTAATGAATTACGTTGATTTTATCAGCGACGAATTCTTCTGTCGTGGCATAATGGAAGTGGTGGATATTCAGACAAAGttgaataataatgataagaaAGCGACGTATCTGTATCAATTTTCATACGAGAGTGACACTAATCccttgagaaaaatatttaaagttcaGATCCCAggtattatcattaatattcatttaaaactatttaacaACTTGTAATTACTTCAGAACTCTaacaacttttaattttagagagtatgtatatcattttatgttgtaattaCACATATCGCaattacaacataaaataactacaaatatttctaaatttcttagtttttaaatctataggtataattttaaagaaacaaaaatggttttattttatataatttgacttaaaaaataatctgtcTCTTTTTTAAAGCATTTAGAAGATTAATTTACAGATTTAATTAACGgttaaatgataatattttataggtGTGACTCATGCCGAGGAATTGGCGTACTTATTTCATCCTTATATGATAAAAGAATTGGACTTGTCGGCGCCTGCAGTTGATTCGGAGGACTATAAGATGATAAATTGTTTAACGCAAATGTGGACAGATTTTGCTAAAACAGGGTACGagaatatcttctttttcttcgtatttttttattttttgcgacgttttaattttatcaatctgATTTAGGAATCCAACGCCTACTACAAAGTTGTGGTTGTCAGTGACCAATTCACAAAGCGGAAAATACAATTATCTGAATATCGACACAAACTCGCAAACAAAGGTTTTCCGTAAAGGAGAAGAAAGATGGGATtgggaaaagaagaaaaataagttacggcgctaaaattttatctacATTAAAATTAGGTTTCTCCGGGTACCTTTtgcgtttataaatattctctcgttatttttcaaagatattttatatatgtggaATGTGGGCACTATTGTTATTCCCTTTAAATTCAGGATCGGTTTTAGTTAGTGGAAATAAGGAGActataatg is a window of Temnothorax longispinosus isolate EJ_2023e chromosome 1, Tlon_JGU_v1, whole genome shotgun sequence DNA encoding:
- the LOC139814369 gene encoding uncharacterized protein translates to MDNNRVDIYVREGRLIGIVEKAVHGGCYVAFRGIPYAKPPVGELRFKITWIIHCALDFTYTWARHSESDLWTNDPLPPETWSGGRDASKYGNIAVQVDMMTREMVGDEDCLYLNVYTIDIMKKRPVMVWIHGGSFAMGSGDATFYGPDYIVQKDVVLVTLNYRLGALGFLNLNDKVATGNQGLKDVVMALQWVQRNISQFGGDPKNITIFGESAGGAIVHYLTLSPLGKGLFHKAISQSGVAANPWALTEWTNKAMNRSFQLAEKLGKATLDPKVAYEFLKTIDAKKLIKTAHKFLATQTDRLQHTIMFTPSLDYESPNPFFPEHPCKLIHRGVKVPFLLGNTSCEGSFLISSTLVGQISKEALKQVNSDFKKTMMPGVLSALPKIPITVEELRFLYFGNKAISEETLINYADFLGDALFYRGTMEVIDIQMNSGGYTPTYLYKFSYESKTSPTKKIMNVTLPGVAHGEDIFYLFHPHMMKEFNLPPPAPNSKDYKVIDRLTQMWTNFAKTGDPTPAITDLNPIKWTPLKHGDVYDYLNIDIEPRMEIIRKGEQRCDWKNMKHKHLFLIQLLIFSQHIYATQMNKYAVCQSARQYSSVFNMDNSRVEICVHEGKLIGIVEKGVYGDYYTAFRGIPYAKPPIGELRFKDPVPVEPWSGGRDASKHGNIAVQLNEFTRKIEGDEDCLYLNVYATKIESSKKRTVMVWIHGGAFYMGSGDAFFYGPDYIVQKDVVLVTLNYRLGVLGFLNLNNKVATGNQGLKDIIMALQWVQKNISKFGGDPENVTIFGESAGGALVHCLTLSPLAKGLFHKAISQSGVIRCPWAFTEQQLHLEKGFRLAEKLGKATADPKVAYEFLKTIDAKKLIETERKFLLTESERKQFSLIFTPSLDHESSNPFFPEDPETFMCREVKVPFLLGFTSCEGSFIIGSTAFNGHISKEELETINSDFKKTILPRCLSTLSKISITIEELKSLYFGDKAVSEETLMNYVDFISDEFFCRGIMEVVDIQTKLNNNDKKATYLYQFSYESDTNPLRKIFKVQIPGVTHAEELAYLFHPYMIKELDLSAPAVDSEDYKMINCLTQMWTDFAKTGNPTPTTKLWLSVTNSQSGKYNYLNIDTNSQTKVFRKGEERWDWEKKKNKLRR